The window AGGCAACACCCTCACTTGATTTTACAAAGAGTCAAAGGTTTGTCACTATCTGCAACCCCGCTGCATCTAATCACCAACTGACAGATGAGATCCTGAGTCATTTAGACACAGATGGGAAAAAATGCTGGTTTTATATTGGTCATATGAAAGGCTATATTCTATTGTCATGCTATTCTACTTggcaacaaattttattttatagttttatcctGATTTCAGAGAACTTGTCATTAGTAGAGGTGCACCTGAAAGGTTTTGTCTTCCTGTGGTATTTTGTGCTTCTATGGATTGTGTACGAGCATCACACTACACTGCTGTTCGCCCTGTCTGCTCATTACGGCTCTCCTAGCTGTAAATGCTGATATCTGCACTATCAGTTCAACGCTGACCATTCAGTGCTGAAGACAGGTTGAAGTCAGAGAACTGCCCGTTCTCTAATCGGATTAGCCAGCTGTGTGGACATGCCAGTGTTTAGCTTCTTTGTGCCAGCCATCTCGTTCTGTATGAGTGTGTGGCGAAAGAAGCAGGTCTGCAGTGCCATTTAGGGAAATAAGAGGAAGTGCCCATGATTATTGAGCATTGACTGTTTGTCACCCCTCACCTGGATTAACTCAGCTACCACAGCATTCCCCCTGAGCAGGTCCTGTTAGCCCCCAttgcagatggggaaacaaaggcacagagaagttaagtggtGGGAttggatttaaacccaggcagtctgccCCAGAACCTATCCTTTTCTGAACTATTACATTATATTGTTTTCCTGTTAAAATTCATACCAAGTAGTCATTGGTATGTGTTTTACTCCATGGTCAGTTTATTCTACTGAATGTCATGATAACTCTTTTTGAGTTAGCTGTTACATGTATGTACAGCCTTTTCTTCTTATCCCACTAGCTCCTACCTAAGCCATAGTATAGCCATGGTGTTGCACATAGATAATTAGTGCAAGCCTCAGATTAAAGACCCACAGATTGATGCTGTCCATAGAAAGGCGGTGCTGGTGGAATCCTTGGGTAAGAGGAATCCTTGCCCTGATGAACAGTGCACAGAGCTGCATGGGCTATTCAGCAAGCAGTGACATTCTGCATTTGACAAGTCTCCTGGGCTGTGAAATGGAATTAGGGTTGGGAGAATGATTACCTGAAGAGTTTGGAAAAACACGTGACGACACCAATTTTTGAGCTCTGGTATTTGAAACTTGTTTCTGGAAACATTATATGGTTTATTGGATCCTAAATCCAACCGCATGagcctttttgctttctttttattttaaaacacctaTGGCAAATTGCAGTCATGGAAGTACGATGACCTCATCAGAGACTCATAgagtctttttaattaaaattcattCCAAGTTCATGGCTTTAGGCCTACAAAAGCTGTactattcaaataatttatttggatttccaaataaaaagtattaCTTCTGTATTTTGCAGGGCTATATCCGACAGTGCCGCAAGCACACAGGAATGTTCACCGTTGCGCAGCTAGCCACTATTTTTGGAAACATTGAAGATATTTACAAATTCCAAAGAAAGTTTCTGAAAGACCTTGAGAAACAGTACAACAAAGAGGAACCTCACTTAAGTGAAATAGGATCTTGCTTTCTTCAAAATGTGCGTCACCCTTTACTTCATTATTAATAACATCTGCTTACATAATTTTGAAGTGCATCTCCACAGAAAACAGGAGtctcttttgttttattgtttgtttgctaGATGAATCTTCCATAGAAAGGAGATGTTTCTTCTATCTTATATGCTTATCATATAAACAAAATCTGTATAGTTAATCTTGTCTAAATGTCccaaattcattttttcaaaatccTTTTATGTAGTCTGGAATTAGGGGGTTACATTTGgagtaattactttttaaaaatttctaagggTTATGCCATAAGAACTATGGAGTCCTTCCTAATAATATCCAGGAAGTGTCTATTACATTTCAGGCACTGTTTCCAGGGTTTTCTTATATTAGCTTGTGTATTGCTATGAGGTAGATATGATTATCTCTCActttctagatgaggaaactaaggcccagagagtaAGTAACCCAAGACCACATACCAGTAAGAGGCATCTGTGAAGGCAGACCCGGGCATGCGGCTCCAGGACGCATGGTTGTGATACTGTAACTGCCTCAGAACCTTCCTGTGATAacatgcatttatcattttttaacttaTGATTGACTATTACTACTTAACCGCTAAAGGATTTCAGAGGAAGATTTTAGTCCCAGCCCAAATAGCTAGGGAACAgtaagagtaataataataacaatgacagCCTCACCACACCTTCACTTCCTGGGTGCTGGGCTCAGTAGCTGTCTAGAGTCCTCTGGGGCAGATAGATTTTAAGTGGCTGGGCATAATGTTTTTGTGTTAAGTTAGTCAGCTGGAGGCTGGGCCCCATGTGTGACGTGGGCATATCTGGGACATTGTCACAGGCCTCCTTGTGTGGCCTGTGCAGAAGGTTCCTGCAGGAGCCAGCTTAGGACAGGCTGGAGGCCAGGTGGTGGCATGAGGAAGGTAAGTCTCACAGTGAGGACAGGGGAGTACTGCTGCCACCAGGGAAGGGGTCTTGGCGGGCCCAGCCAGGGTGACGGCAGAGAATTGGGAAGAGAGGTATGTTGAAATGGGCATTTTTGAGGAAAACCTGACAAGACTAGTTGTAAACCACAAAGAATAAGCAACGATTAAAACTGCATACATGGTTTTCAGCGAGTTGAAAAAATTTGTGGGAGGGGGACGTTAGAGGCCCTGCTCCCCACCTTCCAGGATGAGCGTGAGGCAGGCTAGAAAGAGACCAGGGTGCTGAGTTCCAGGGCAGCCTCATCCCCAACCCCCTCAGGAGCCTGCTGAAGCACCCCTTCTCGCCGGCCAGATAACGCTTGCGGAAACCATGGCAGGGCAGCTTGGGTGCCAGCGGATTTCATGCCCTGTCCTTCTTGCAGTAGTCCATCTTCCTCCTTTCTAGGAGTGTCCCTTAGAGAGGGCTGGGATGATGCCTGTCTTTGTCATGTCCCAGAGGCACCCCAGAAGCTGACGAAGCTGTACTTTTCCTTCCCAGCAAGAGGGCTTTGCCATCTATTCCGAGTACTGCAACAACCACCCGGGCGCCTGCCTGGAGCTCGCCAACCTCATGAAGCAGGGCAAGTACAGACATTTCTTTGAAGCCTGCCGCCTGCTGCAGCAGATGATTGACATCGCCATCGACGGGTTCCTGCTCACACCAGTGCAGAAGATCTGCAAATACCCGCTGCAGCTGGCCGAGCTGCTCAAGTATACCACACAGGAACACGGGTGAGGGGCATGGGTAAGGGGCACAGGTGAGAGCACTGCTGCCATTACCCGTAGGCAGCTCTTAACTCCAGGCAGTGATAGGTGGGCTTCAGTGTCAGCcttaacactttgggagctcCATGGGAGAAGTTTTCAGGTTGTTTAGAATGTGTGCAATTAACTATTGAAATAGAGTGGTTGAAGAGCCTCCAGGATATCCAGTCCTAGAGCTATGAAGACACAAGGGCCATTCGTGAGCTGTGCCACGAGTGCATGGCGGCTTTTGTTGTATTGTTATGTTGCTTACCTGTATTTTATAAACATGTCTTTGAGTACTCAGTAGTTAGTAAAGACGGTTTCTGAGGGAAACAGACCAGTGTGAATGGAAAGCCATAACTCTGGTTCTCTCCTGTACCCTTGAGGTTGACGTACAGCAGCTCGGCTCAGAGCAGGATTCTTTATGGCAGAAACATTACTTACTAGTGGCTTACCTAAAGTTACTTGTTGTTAAGCAGTCTCTATTTAGCAACCCCTTCTCTATTTAGAAGGGGTGAGGGCACACACAAGCTTGAACTGTAAAAGGGTGTGGATTGTCAGGGGTGCAAACCCATATGGGGCAGCTGAGAAGACCAGGGCATTGGGCACCTGCTGGGCCCTGAGCCGTTCCCTACCCACCGGGGTGCCGACTCTCTGGTCTTCTCCCTGTTCCCTCCTGCTGGGAGCACAGGGCTTCCTTCCATGCTTACCTGAATGCTGCATCTCCCTTCGAGCTTCCTTGGTGCCTGACTAAGCTCTTCTTGTTACTCACACTTCTGTTGTTTGGATCTCGGCTTCTCCTGAACAACAAGCAACAAAAtacactctctctctgtctttatttttttatttttttatttttttttttgagacggagtctcgttctgtcgcccaggccggactgcggactgcagtggcgcaatctcggctcactgcaagctccgcttcccgggttcacgccattctcctgcctcagcctcccgagtagctgggactacaggcgcccgccaccgcgcccggctaattttttgtatttttagtagagacggggtttcaccttgttagccaggatggtctcgatctcctgacctcatgatccacccgcctcggcctcccaaagtgctgggattacaggcgtgagccaccgcgcccggcctctctctgtctttattATCTGCCTTGGTTGTTTCTGGATTCTTCTCACGCCCTTGTTCCCTAGCTATATGATCTCTTCTGGGGGAGCCAAAAGTTACCCTTTGTTTCCTTAATAGCCAACCATCATTTCGTGCATGCACAGAAGCCTTTGTGTGGTTATACATTAGGCATGTCACCCATTCAGCATTGGAATGTGCATGCCCATTTTCCATGCCATGGGAAAATGTCATCACAGCACAGCCCAGCTGTTGGGTACCTCAAGGTAGCAGTGCTTGGCTAATTCTGAGTTCTCACCTGGCCAGCAGGGACAGGATAGTCATAGGGCaactgctatgtgccaggctccaAGCCAGGCTACCCAGGGGCGCAGGGGTCTAGGCTAAAGCTGACTCTTTTAGATGAGAATCGAAACAGGGTCCATGCCCCTGACACAAAGTCTTTAACTGCACCTGCAGCTCTGGAGAGGGTCATCTCAAAGGGTCCtaatgagaagaggaagagggaagggattGTACCAGGAGGAAATTTCTATGGCAAACCACAACAGTTCTGGGTTTCAGCAGCTAAATATCTTCCTGCAGGGAGTGGAGAGTGAATCATTATTTTGTCCTCTCTGCCTCTGAACTCCTGTGGAGAGACAGacttaaaaaaggaaacttctggccgggcgccatggctcacgtctgtaatcccaccattttgggaggccgaaacgggtggatcacatgaggtcaggagtttgagaccagcctggccaaatggtgaaatcccatctctactaaaatgcaaaaattagctgggcatggtggcgggcacctgtaatcctagctaattgggaggctgaggcacgaaaatcgcttgaacccaggaggcggaggttgcaatgagccgagatcgcaccattgcactccagcctgggtgacagagtgagactttgtctcaaaaaaaaaaaaaaaaaaaaaaaaaaaggcgaggGTGTGGGGAGAGCCTTCTTACAATTAGATTGGAAAGTAAAGAATAAGAGCAGATCACTGAACAATAGACACTAGATATGGGTGTTAGCTAAAGAGTTAGGActaaaggaattagaaaaaggaGTTCATTGAAATAGATAAAAGAAGAGagagctatatatttttttctttttctgatggagaaatcagaaaagttcagtggaaaaaaaaaaacagggaagtcAAGAGAGCcacaaaattgaagaaaaaaaattatagttgtaAATACCTTCTACAGATTTTCAAAGACACTTTTAAGAAAATGTCCTGATGGCATGATGAGGAGTCAGAGCCAAAGacaattaataagaaaattaagaagcAAAGACTTCTTGAAAGACGTGGGCAGGCAGCTTAGTACATTCCGAGATGGGAAAGCTGGGTCCAGAAGTCCACACCTCACTCTTCAGTagttgattttcttcctttaaggGCATTTTTCACCAAGAGCATTTGCAGATTTtggttttttcaaaataaaaattagttgacATGACAGAAAGTCCATTTCCTTGTCTtaagtaaaacaaagcaaaaattcttttaaaaaaaccattaCAATTTAGTTTTGTCCAGAAAAACTTATTTTGCGACCCTTTCTTCATTGCTGGAGGCCTCTTTGGGGGCTCTGTGCCCATTATTTTGGCAGTCCCTGGTGTcattcttgctcctgctctctgCGCCACTTCTGGGTGTGAATGGGCGTCTCTGAAGACAGCAGGGTCTGCTTGGTGGGCAGTGTCTGGGGACTTCACAGGAGCTGGGATGAATTGTGTTTGGTAAATAGACAATAGAATCTGCTTTCAAGGCTTTCCCATGGCTGCGCAGGAGGATTCTAATTCATTCCAGCTGTGATGGAGTGGCCCTGTCTGTGCTGTAAGTTGCCACGGGAAAGCGGAAAATATAGCTCATTAGCTGGATGGTTGGTCTCCATGGCCCCGCATTATTAACGCTGAGCAAAACCTGAATGGGAAGCTTGCAGATACTGGACATGCTCTGTGCTAGCCTGTGTGTAGATTAAAACTGTAGTTTCTGCTTTTCCGGTGCCTACAGTTTTAGCGGGCTTGGGAGCGGGGCCCTCCTGGGGAGAACATTTTAGCTTGACGTGACTGTGGTGGACGGAAAGCACCAGAAAGGAAGATCTGTTGGTGAGGCGAATGCCATACTGGCATTTCCGTAACTCACCACTTCAGGTGCCTGTCCTCTCCTGTCCTTTCCCGAACAGCATAAAAGATGAAGACTCAGAGCAAATAGTCACTGTTGAAAATGGTTAgtgatttttaaagtactttatgTAGCAAGAGTGGTTATATGAGAATCAGAGCCATAATAAAGACTGTTCTTTCTGTATTAATGAAAGTCACCCATTGTCACCGTGACTAAAACTTACTTATTTGTGGCATTTACTGTCATTCATTGTAATTTCTGGGAAATgagtgaaaacatttttattccaaaGAATTCTGAATTGCACTGGGTCAGCTCCCTTAATCTATGGCAGACTGTAGTCTATTCACAAGGGAACAAGAAAAAGGGAAACAGTGGCTAATGACGTAAATGTCACTTTGTCTAGAGCATTCGTATACGAAGAAGCGCCCCAGTGGATTATTTTGCCAGTCCTCATTTGTAAGGTGCATGTTATGTGATTAAAATTAACCTCCCATCTTGCAGTGATTACAGCAACATAAAGGCAGCATATGAGGCCATGAAGAATGTGGCCTGTCTGATCAACGAGCGCAAGCGCAAGCTGGAGAGCATCGACAAGATAGCTCGCTGGCAGGTGTCTATCGTGGGCTGGGAGGTAAGTGGAAAGCACCCCACATGATCCCATGCCACTCGCCCTTCCCGCACCTTTGATCTGGTGCAGATGCACTTTAATATCCTGTGGTCAATATCTTATATTCTTGGCTTTAATGGTACATATACCATTAATGGTAAATGTATTTCGAGGCATACTGTTGAATTTAACAGTCGACTACTTTATACCCCACTCCcataagaaataaaatctgaaGAGTATCTGCAGTTAATTTATTGCtgagcctctctctctcctcgTAGAGGGAGTACCGTGGGAACAGTAGAGGGCATTTCAGTTGCAGCCACATAACATAGTAGTAGAAGTATGGGGGACTCTGGAGTCCCTGCCCACATGTGAATCCTGTATGATCTGgccaagattaatttttttatcttataaATTGGGGAGGAAAATATTACCTACCTCATAGGCTACCGTGAGCATTTTATAAAAcagtacaggccaggcacagtggctcacacctgtaatcccagcactttgggaggccaaagtgtgagaatcgcttgagcccaggagtttgagactagcctgggcaacatggcaagaccccatctctacaaaaagtaaaaaaaatcagccaggcatggtggcatacacatgtattcctggctactcgggaggctgagttgaaaggatcacttgagcctaggaggttgaggctgcagtgagccgtgatcgtgcccctgcactctagtctgggtgacagagcaagactccgtctcaaaaaaaaaaggaaagaccacAAATACAATGCCTGTAATAATGGTCCAACAaattctcactctctctctctctctctctctctctctctgtattcaTAAAAACAGTGACAATAGCACCTGTATGTGTTTACCACATGTCTGAATGGCACTGATCTGAGCCATTTGTACatatatgaactcatttaatcctctacACCATCCTATGAAGTAAGCactattattatacccatttaacagatgggaaaactgaagcacagaaaggttaaataacttgcccaagaccacacagctcaaaagtagcagagctggattcaaacccaagcaggCACCCTGGCTTCAAAGTCCGTGCTGGTGATCACTGTGCTCTACCGCCATTAAATTAAGAACAACAAGCAGATGCCATTCAGATTGTTTTTAGACCAAGCTACATTGATTTTACATCTATTAATTGGTCAGAACTCACTCTCCCAGAGGACTGAGAAAGTTTGGAGCAAGAAGTTAGGTTTTTAACTGAAATAGGCTATAGGTGGTGAAAATTGGAGAGAAACACATACATTTCAAGGGCCTTATAGACTTCTGGAGTTTGGGCAGGATCTCTGAGAACACTGAGTCCAACTCTTTTATTTCATCAGTGAAGAATCTAGGGCACGGAATTGCTCTGAGCAAGTAAATAGAAGAACTATTTTGGAGTCAGGCTCTTTTGCCTCCAAAAAATATTGTGTGTGACTGGGATTAAGGGAGAATCAAATCTTATTTAACAAAGGCCATTGTCATACCAAATACCATAAAGTAACATTGGATTAGATTCAacctaaatataataaaagtgtgtttttctttttgattttggaCGCTGACATTTAGGGGATAATTTGTCAGAAGTTAATTTCTTGCTGACAATTTATCGTCTGGCCTTTTGTTTCTATGACCCTGAACAAGTTGCAATTCCAGGGAGCTGCCATATACTCAACGCAAATAATGTCAGGTCCATAATCACGATACTGTGTCCCCTGCATGAATGCTTTCTCCCATGTAAGCCTGCGTGCTCTCACTCTTGGAGGCTCCGTTTGGGTCAGCTGCTGTTTCAGATCTTGACTGGGTTCCATTAATTCAGCATGCCTCTTACCAGAGGCTTCAGGCTAGGAAGACCCCTCAGCTAACACAGAGGCACTGTCACATTTTTCTagtaagcaggaaaaaaaaaagaaaaggaagaaatttcaGGCACCAGGAGACCAATAAATCCAGGTTTATTACAAATAACCTTTGAGGCCCTGCCCACCTGTGAATGGGGACAGGTGGTAGGCAGCCTCAGGTACCTAGAAagtctgagaaagattctgtgtTAGGAGTCTCTTCCATATCCTAACACCTGAAGGAATCCAAATTgggagtttgtttttgttgttgttgttgtttgtttgtttgttgttgttgttgtttagagagaagggtcttgctctgcccctcaggctggagtgtactggcgtGATCACcattcactacagcctcaaactcctgggctcaggggatcctcccgcttcagcctcctaagtagctaggactacaggtgtgtgccaccatgcctggctaatttttaaaattttatgtggagatggggtcttgctgtgttgcccaggctggtctcaaactcttggcctcaacgatcctcccaccttggcttcttaagtagctaggactacagctgtgGTAGAATTGGAAGGTCTTAAGATGTGTTTTCATCCTTCCAGGGACTGGATATCTTAGACCGAAGCTCAGAATTGATTCATTCTGGGGAGCTGACCAAAATCACTAAGCAAGGCAAAAGCCAGCAGCGGACGTTCTTCCTGTTTGACCACCAGCTGGTGTCCTGCAAGAAGGACCTGCTGCGCAGGGACATGCTGTACTACAAGGGCCGGCTGGACATGGATGAGATGGAGCTTGTGGACCTGGGGGATGGGCGCGACAAGGACTGCAACCTCAGCGTGAAAAATGCCTTCAAGCTCGTCAGTAGGACCACAGACgaggtttatttgttttgtgcCAAAAAACAAGAAGACAAGGCGAGGTGGCTGCAGGCCTGTGCAGATGAAAGGAGGCGGGTGCAAGAGGACAAGGAGATGGGTGAGCAGCCCTTGGCTCTGCAGGCACCTGTGCCTCTGCTTGCTGTAATAGCTTCATTCTCCACTCCCATGGGCCTGCTCTGCCCAGCCTTCTCCCTCAGAGCTGAATCCCACCATGGGGAAAGGACAAGGGATCTGCAAACCCTAAATACTTCTGAATGCACTTACAAGACAGACCATGTCAGATGTAGTTACTACCGGCAACATTTATTCAGTATTTACCTTGTGCCAGACATTCTGTGGCCCATTTATAGAGATTGTCTCATTGAATCCCTATGAAGTGGTTGCTGTTATTAtacccaatttacagatgagaaaattgaggcttatgGAACTGGCCCACTCTTGCACTGTGGCCACATAACAtttaaatccagcactttggatgcCACATGCAGGGtatgaagaataaataataaaaccagtTCAGTGTGACCCCAGAGATGGAACCCCACTATGGTGACCATCACCCAGGCTATCAGAAGTATCACGTGATTCTGGAGGCCTCCCCTTTGGCTGTGCCTGTGCAATACCTTCAGTGTTCTTCACTGCCACAGTTGATCCACACCCAGCAGCCTGCCCTCATGCTTCCCATCTCTCCCTATGAAACTCAGGATGCCGCATCGTCCATTGCAGTTAAGGCGATGGTACTTCACACCCAGTGTTACATTTGTACTTCTTTGGTTTGTCTTCCCAGCTTCTGCTGACCTGGAGGTGCAGTGTGGCCCCTGAGACTGAAGCTGCCATGCCTGGCATTAATGATGGCAGCACCCACAGTCTCTGAGCCTCTATTTCATTGCCTCCCAAGCTCTTTAGGGTTTTGAGCACAATCTGTTGAATGGAAGTCAGGGAGCCACAGTGAAGGATATTCATCTCTGCAGCCCAAGTGAGCCCAGCCCTCAAAAGTCATGGTCCAGGACGGAGGGGAGCCAGCATACGCCCCTCCCCATCCTTGCCCACTGCCATGAGGACAGCAGGACTAAAAACCAGGAGGTGCTTTTTCTGTCCTCCCCAGCCACTGGCTCTAAGCTTGGCTACAGAATTTGGTCTCACCCACAGGAGGTTTTGTGAGATTCTGCAGTAGAGTTGGAGGGATTTACAAGTTGGTCAGGCTAAAACGGAAGCAGGGATCGACTTGGAAACACTCAATGGGTAGACATTGGCCTGGACTTGGGCCACTCCAAGATACAGAGCTCCCCACATCACAGGCAGCCCCTTACACCAAGTGTCAGGGTGTCCTTTACACTAAGAGGAAATCTGATTCCCAGCAACAGCCATAGATTATTGGTGCAGACTCTGGGGCCCCATTGGAATAGGGCTAATCACTCGTGCCCAGAATTCATTTGAAGATGACAGTTACTAAAATGCAAAATGACAGAGCCACAAAATCTTAGTTTTAGTCGTCATATGACGTTGTCTAGCGCAGGCCCTGAAGTCATCTGTAAGTCAGAGTGTTTGGATTCCCAAAGACGGCACTATTTAGTGGGGGCATCCTATGTGCTTTCAACAGTGTCTCTCaataggaaggaaaggaggggccCGATGTGGTGCCCTTTGCCATGTAATGCTCCCTGTGGCCAGTGCTCAGAGATGCAAGTGCATGACTGAGGCACTCCTGAGCCAGTAAGTCTGTGAACTGGCACGTGTGGGATAAAACTGGATGCATTCCTTGCCTCGAATATTTTGGCAGCCCTCGTACTTGATGCATGTGTGTGGGTAGAAGCTTCAGGTAGCAGATCAGAGAGAATGGACACGGAGGGCCTTGGAGGCAGGGACAGCCCGGTGGCCAGCGTACAGAGCCTGAGCCTGACGTCAGGACAGTCTGGGACAGATGTTGGGCATGTGAAGGAATCAGGGCCAGGGGAGCAGAGTGGGCAGAGGTAGAGAGGGAGCCTCGGGAGCGAGCCAGGCAGTGCAAGCTAGCAGACACAGGGCCTGGGTCAGCTCTGCCAAGCTGGAGCGAGTACCTGCCTACAGGAGGAAGGCTTCCCGCGGGAGAAGGCAGGGCCCCAGCACCCAGCCCTGGCCATTCAGCTctgtccttccttctccttccccacaCCCTGCGAAGCCAAGGGTTGCCTCATCTTGTCTTTCCAGTGACTCTTGTTTCACCCAGTTCACACACTGCACACGTACACTGTCACTGTGCTACTGGACTTTACAGTGAGGGAATGCTCAGGGCACACACTACACACAGCTGGGGTACAGAATCCGCTACCTGCTACTCACGTGGTACCTTTGTTCAGGGTGGAACTGCTAACGTGCAAAGCTCTCATAGCGTATGGGTGAACACGCCCTGGGACCCTTTGCTCTGTCCTCTCCTTCTGGGGCCTCATCCTTTAGGTTATAATTGGGATGACCCTGTGGGAATATTTGCCCGGGAGCGTCGGGCTTCACACAGACATTCTGCATTCTCATGAGCACCACCCCATTTCACTCTCCAAACTGTCCGGGTTTGCAGGACAATCACATGGCCACCTTGGCGATAATCCTTGTGACTTCCCCTTTTCTGATCTTCAACCTGTCCACGTTCTTTGAGGATTAAGGTTCTCTGTCTCAGGTTGTGGTGATAACCTCAATGCTGATATGGGCTGTGATACAAGTTTTGCTCTGAAACATGTCCACGTGTTCtgaatatatatcacatttatttctaaatgcaGGAATGGAAATTTCAGAAAACCAGAAGAAACTTGCCATGTTAAATGCTCAAAAGGCAGGACATGGAAAGTCAAAAGGTAAGTTATGGAGAAGGCTTTGTCCCCTTAATGCTTATCAGTATTCTCCTGAAAATGGGAGCATACCCCAAGTTGTCAGCCTGTGACCAGCTTGGAGCAAGGAGAACAGTAGAAGTTAGAACTCAAGGGCAGGTCCAGAACAGGGGCCAGGTGAAGGTGGCCTGTGTTTGGTTTTGAATGTGCGTCAGTGTTTGCTTCCATTGGAATGTGGGCATAGGAAACCTTCAGAGGGGCTGCTGGAGGGTGGTGGACCTCCTTGCCTGCCTGGGgcccctctgctcccctcccccaagTGCTGATGGTGTTAGCCACAAGGTCACGCACATCCCCAGTCTGAGGCAAACCAAGGACTCTTGCATCTTTTAGGCATGAGAGGACAAAATCTCAAACCCCAAACTGCTTGTCAGCTGTAGGCTGGATATAGTCTAGTTTAAGTAAGAAAAAGATGTAAAGGTTCGGTACATCAGGCAAGGAGTTAGACAAAAAAAGACACGTGAGCTGATTTAGGGCGGTGATTCCCTAATCTCCATGCACATTAGAATTCCCTGGGGAAGCTGTTCAAAAATGCTGATGCCCAGGCCGCATACCCAGGGGCTCTGATGCACTAAGATTTGTCCACACAAATCTGGCCCAACAGGATGCAGATAATCTGGCCCAACAGGAATTCAGTAATAAGgatttttccccaaaaaatatGCACTGTATTCTTAGAAACTTTATTCCCGTCATCTTTCTACTTTAAAAGGCATTTACCCCATGAAATGTATCTCTTTTGGTATTTTCCTGACTGCAAATGCAAAAACAAGGACCAACGAATCCCAGGACTGCAATAGACCACTGACCTTTAGTCAGTGAAGAACTGATTCCCCAAACCACACTTAACACTCCCCTGCTTTCTCCATGCAAATGCAGAATTTCTTTTCCCCACTAAGTTACAAATATCTTTAAGGCAGAAAAACccatgttattaatttttttaaatctccac of the Homo sapiens chromosome 13, GRCh38.p14 Primary Assembly genome contains:
- the SPATA13 gene encoding spermatogenesis-associated protein 13 isoform 4 (isoform 4 is encoded by transcript variant 4), yielding MVARGEIARFWSLESLHLVSSDGGTEPSALVDDNGSEEDFSYEDLCQASPRYLQPGGEQLAINELISDGNVVCAEALWDHVTMDDQELGFKAGDVIQVLEASNKDWWWGRSEDKEAWFPASFVRGYIRQCRKHTGMFTVAQLATIFGNIEDIYKFQRKFLKDLEKQYNKEEPHLSEIGSCFLQNQEGFAIYSEYCNNHPGACLELANLMKQGKYRHFFEACRLLQQMIDIAIDGFLLTPVQKICKYPLQLAELLKYTTQEHGDYSNIKAAYEAMKNVACLINERKRKLESIDKIARWQVSIVGWEGLDILDRSSELIHSGELTKITKQGKSQQRTFFLFDHQLVSCKKDLLRRDMLYYKGRLDMDEMELVDLGDGRDKDCNLSVKNAFKLVSRTTDEVYLFCAKKQEDKARWLQACADERRRVQEDKEMGMEISENQKKLAMLNAQKAGHGKSKGYNRCPVAPPHQGLHPIHQRHITMPTSVPQQQVFGLAEPKRKSSLFWHTFNRLTPFRK